The DNA segment tggtAATTTGAATGAATCGTGGATGATGTTCCTGTATTAATATGCAAAGGCAAATCGGATTCAATAAACTTCCAGTACTTACCGCAGCTGTAATACGAAAGCCataaaaaaattacttttacaaAGCGGTCTAATAATAAGCTAcgcaaaacattttaaataagcattctaatttattatacggttcttttgcaattttttgctattaattatgcaaaagaACTTTAGAAAAAagcattaaattttgtgtttaactaatttattacaacaatttttggcTTGCGCTAATAACTGAGCTGGaaaataacaaagaaaaaaatataacaagaaatgagaataaaatcaaataatatgaaattcaacaaaaataaaattaagcataaacacaacaacataaaaaaaaaaaaatatgaataatacaaAAGCATTGCATTAAGCATGTTTACAGCattattaaagtaaaacaTAAATTGCAGGAAATAATTCAAGCATTAAGAGATCAAAAAACATGTACATAAAAAATGTTAgtggaaaattcaatttgaacttTCAAATAaacacgaaacgaaaaaaataaactattgcATAATTTTGTGCGTTGCTCAATGCAAACACATTGGATGTGGCCGAAaagctttgttgttgtagtagttgttgttgttgtagataCAGTGGTACttgttgttcatgttgttgttgtagttgtcatAGGTAACTCTCTCagatatatataacatatttgcTCGATTACATTGCGATAGATGCGTTAGATTTACAAGCCAAGCATGtcagagaaaaaagaaactaaattagtaaaaaatttgttgatcaaaaatgaatttttcaatacaattttattatagtatatttgagCTTCGGAATTCCGAATAATTTATACCCCTGCTGAGATGCAAAATGATATGaacaataaatatgtattatttaaagcACAATCTTgcagtttaataaataatatcttAGCAAAGGTATATATGGACATATCTCCactgtactttttttttttaataaatggaAAAGCGCTTTAGGCGttcaactaattaaaaagcaTTGCCTACGAATTGTTCAAAACACGCtgacaaataataaacacgTAGCATATTTTGtgcaaagttataataaaaatattaaaatattatagaaagcataaatatttgaaaatttagttcgcctatatttatatttcttgatTTGGCAATTCCATTGTGAAAAATACAGCAATGGAAAAAATCTCACTTTTTATAAATAGACTTTTTAATGCATGTTAAAAAGAGCCGaaggcatttaaatttaataaaaacgtGTCAGATATTATGTAATAGAAAATGgtaatataaattgtatttcgCATAGAATAAAGACtgatttgcaattgttgttgttttttttgggcgaTAATTGCGTTGTTAATatcataatttcaataataaacaattggGTGAAATAACTCTTATTGAATAATAAGTATGTAAGTAGTGGGGGgtaaaatgtttgtaaaaataataaatatatatatgattttcATTGCTGCCAGAGATCATATGGGAATACTTTCATGGATATTAAAAGCGGGACGTCCCTGATATAAACTTAAGACTAGGAAAATGTGTGTTAAAAATGTTGGTAGGAGATCATAAGAATCAATGAATCTTTACATCATAAAAGGGTAAGTTGTTCTTATATGTATTATGATAAATGAGTGTAAAATggaatgtaattttaaagagtGTATTTAAAGTCTTTACTCACCAGATTGTCAAACCGCAAAGCATCCTCATCGCTGAGACCCATGCTGCGTGTTAGCTGCAAATAGGTGGATGTGATGGGCTTCAATCGCTCCAAGTCCAgaggcggcagcggcagcggtaCAGGCAATGGATGCTGTTCCGTTGAAGCAGCAGCGCCACGCAGCGTCAACAGTTGGGGAATGCGAAGATCTGCCAATGGCTTGGGTGGACTGAGTAGCTCCAGTTTAAGGGGCGGCATAGCAACGGGCGTGGAATGCGAGGTGGGCTGCCCATTGCTGCTGGAACTGCAACTGGAAAATGGAGCTTTTGTTAAATTGATGGGCGTATGTGGTAtggtgggcgtggccagcGAAACGGCGATCGGTGAGCGTGCACGAGACGAGCTATCAGGGGATGTCTTCAATTGCTGAGAGCCGGACGCAGTTGGCGTCGGGGAAGCTGTCTTGGGAGGCGCTGCCACGGACAACGGCTTGACTTGTGTCTGACTATTGTTATtagatgatgttgttgttgctgctgctgtgctggtGGTGGTAGCTGCGGTGCTTGTGGTAgagctggtggtggtggttggATAGCTAAGACTCTGCAGCAGACTGCTGCCGTAAAGGGGCGGTGCTAAAACCGGCTGACTGAGCAACGAGCCACCGGCATAGAAGCGTCGCATGAAGTCGTAATAGCGAACTAGATTATCTCGCGACTTCAGCAGCTGCATATCGATGCCGTGGAGCTGTGCGGGGTCAGTCAGGGCATGGGGCAAAGGGGGTAAGGGAGCTGCTGTCTCAACTGGCGCCGCTGGCGGACTAAGCGGACGTTGTAATTGACTCTTCACTCGTATCTTGGGCACGCTGACCGACGCTGTTTCGACAGCCACCTCGACTTTGGCCGAGCTTATGTTAGTGTTGGGACTGGGGTTGGGGGCTGGAGCTGTAATGGCATCCAGCTGGTTGACACTGGCGCTGCTTGCAACAGATCCTGCGGTCAGGGGGGCATGTGCCTTGAGATCGGCACTCGAGTGGCGACGCCGTTTGGCCGCAGGACCCGTTTCCAGGGAGCTTTCGGTGTGCGATGAGTAGCTCAAGTAGTTCTCCACTTCTGACGAACTCTCATTGCCCACCAGCTCCGACTCCTTGCCGCCCGTTGCGGGCGATGAGGGTCTCAGGTTCTTTTTGCATTCGGGGCAAATGGTTAGAAATCGTGTGACGGCTTCACGGGGCAGAAAAGCATAAGTCTCGGTGATCTAGACGAAAGAGAGATGAAATAAGCAAgatacattaataaatatatattagaaATCTAGATTTATGTCAAGATAGTAGTTATGATgttgatttaatattaaatttatgtacatCTAACTAATATTAAGCGTTCatcattatttatacatatggtaataaaataaaatataattatgtctCTGAATTcgtatttaaatgcaattttcgtGTGACCAGTAAGTGAGAAAAACGCCGCTAGGAGAATTTTGTCGTGAATTCTTAGAAtcttttaatgcatttttggtTTCCTTTTGGTCACTGTGAAAATATTCGGCTTTTGCCGTTaagtaaattcatttaaatacattcTTGTCGCTAAGTGAAACTAAGCGAGCACTTCACTTCTGTCAAACGAATGCATTCAACAAGTCCTGCCAATCATTATATTCtatgaaatttttgttgaatatgaaatataatagcATAATGAGTGATGCCCAAAATGTGatatttttaagttaagtCTGTTTGCGTTTAACATTTTCAAACACAAATGCTTCAATTTTAGCTAAGCTGCAAGTGTATTAAAACTATAcgatacatttaaatattctttggTACAGTGAATAATGACCCTTAAGTAAGGAAATGGTTTATACGCTACACTCACAATGCGATACGTGCGCTTCTGACCCGCATGCATGCCACTGCGTCCGCCCAGCTCCATGTGCACGTTGTAGATGATATCAAAGAATTCCTCCACGCAGGCCACCTTGCGGTAGATGCGACGACCAAAGTCCTTGCTAGCCGAAGCTGCGAACAGATCGACGGCGCCTGGATTATCGGAGAGAACTGCAGTGCTGGGCAGCGGCTGAAGAAGCCGATGACTGCCCGGCGCCTCTTCGAATCCCTCAGGTCGCTTGGTGGTAAAACCTGCAAATGAAAGTAGTTAAGCCACTTGGCTTAGTCAAGGCTACGGCTTAAAATGAGTTCAGCTTACCCTTTGTCTTCACCCAGAAGCGAAACTTGGAGCTGTCCGGACGACTGTGTTCCTTGCCCTCGAGTGCTTTTAGAATGCGCGCCTTCTTGCGCAACGTTATCGTCTTGGTCTTTGCCTGATCGCCATAGGTTTTTAGTGCCCAGGGCTGGAACAACTCGTAGATGACATCACGCTCGCCGGCCAATTTGGCAAGCGGCGGACCAGCCACAGGCTGCTCCAGTTCATCCACATCTGCATCGTAGGCAGCCTCTGCCTCGGGCTCCAGTTCACTAACTGTGACTGGAGAGCTCTCCTCGCGCTCATCGATGGCGTAGAGTTTTCGCTTATTGCTGCCACTCTCCGTCATGCCGAGTGTCGAGGACTCAGTGAGCTGCTTACGATTGCCATTGGATTGCTCCATATGTTATGTGtatgaaattttgttaaaatatctaatgaaattcaatttgtgatCAAGGCAAAGTCCAAGCGATGTAGCAGCGCATTAATTTTGATATGggttttgaaatttttgtgtgGCTTTGTTATATTGAAATCAATTCTTCGTTTTGTGGGATTTCATGGATTTCactgcaaattaaaatgaaaaatcactCATCAAATTTCGAAATCACAATTAAATCTTGATTTTCACAACTTTACTGCACTTTAAATTTTCACTTCAATCGATTATTGATCGATTCACacttacatttaattttgttttgtttttcataagTTTAAACGTGCACAACGAAAATGGTCAACAAAAgggacaacaaaaacaaatgttaattttgtaacaacattaaaaacagaaaacattAAACAGAAATCCCCACATTAACGAAAAACAAATGGGAGAATTTCAATAGAGGGAACAAAGCCAAAACAGAAAAGTTGCGAACGCGACGCGACCGAAATGAAAGTTCAAACTCAACTGATCAGCTTTGGGTCCAGTCGATGCCATCGTAGAGCAAAGATGCTGTCCAAGAATAGGTAATCAGGTTCAGGTCCAGGTCCAGGTCCAGTCGAAGACAGGCTGGGCCAGATGCAAACCGGTTGTTTGACCGGTCATCTTTGAACTTTGTACATCAAGTTAATGAAGGACAGTAGTCTCTGCTCAAAGGGGTGGCTGCTCAAGACACTACATAAGGAAATCTTCcacaaataaatagataatCATGTGCCTACCTCAATAATTGTACAATTGTAGTCAGAGACAATAAGAGTGAGCGGGGCCAACCCAATGTGGGCTGCGCTCAGCATTGTGCTTTTAAGGAATGCCGAAAA comes from the Drosophila sulfurigaster albostrigata strain 15112-1811.04 chromosome 2L, ASM2355843v2, whole genome shotgun sequence genome and includes:
- the LOC133840547 gene encoding uncharacterized protein LOC133840547 isoform X1, whose protein sequence is MEQSNGNRKQLTESSTLGMTESGSNKRKLYAIDEREESSPVTVSELEPEAEAAYDADVDELEQPVAGPPLAKLAGERDVIYELFQPWALKTYGDQAKTKTITLRKKARILKALEGKEHSRPDSSKFRFWVKTKGFTTKRPEGFEEAPGSHRLLQPLPSTAVLSDNPGAVDLFAASASKDFGRRIYRKVACVEEFFDIIYNVHMELGGRSGMHAGQKRTYRIITETYAFLPREAVTRFLTICPECKKNLRPSSPATGGKESELVGNESSSEVENYLSYSSHTESSLETGPAAKRRRHSSADLKAHAPLTAGSVASSASVNQLDAITAPAPNPSPNTNISSAKVEVAVETASVSVPKIRVKSQLQRPLSPPAAPVETAAPLPPLPHALTDPAQLHGIDMQLLKSRDNLVRYYDFMRRFYAGGSLLSQPVLAPPLYGSSLLQSLSYPTTTTSSTTSTAATTTSTAAATTTSSNNNSQTQVKPLSVAAPPKTASPTPTASGSQQLKTSPDSSSRARSPIAVSLATPTIPHTPINLTKAPFSSCSSSSNGQPTSHSTPVAMPPLKLELLSPPKPLADLRIPQLLTLRGAAASTEQHPLPVPLPLPPLDLERLKPITSTYLQLTRSMGLSDEDALRFDNLETIPATPATSTDTSSVVGVGGGGGGGAGGGGGGIASVASGLGDIASSLGGGSGSESEAYAGLMKDADKLKLMLLAWNYQNSTAVRNGTEGPDLSVVGGLWAQYQNALAQNAAAVAAASSKMDSSLSPVPRQDAHSPMEAQDETNSSGQKEEDEVSEDDSDDKMDEKLATTHDPERLKAFNMFVRLFVDENLDRIIPISKQPKEKIQAIIDSCARQFPEFSDRSRKRIRTYLKSCRRNKKTRDGWENTTRPTPAHLTSVQAEQILAIACENESMNAKRMRIGLEPITHAVPAPGSVVAAAAAAAAVAGTSTTSASNAATVTCTAADAAGLTSVAAAALPFVSAVGFARSTPNSEHADTAFGGASNLGAGAGSAGGNSTSGAAGGGTGGMSSARSSPLALSSNASVGGASVTGLALANGAGASNGAGLPSSSPYTTDFSSPSAASPFVAAAAAAAVAAGRAPSYPGYFPGVAGLGNVTPTDLSMKPTALGVGGGLAGSVSSNSNNNTVSAQLSAANLATLSNASNNNVLATATQQLQQLQQQQQQQQQQQQQQQQQQQQQQQQLLSTSGDANCSRVPPILPHKLSPNEVTAARQVISAYRESAAFLLRTADQVEQLLVQQQ